A genomic window from Cricetulus griseus strain 17A/GY chromosome 4, alternate assembly CriGri-PICRH-1.0, whole genome shotgun sequence includes:
- the Zscan25 gene encoding zinc finger and SCAN domain-containing protein 25 isoform X3 has product MLKERLEMAEDLQQHMGAPVVKLEKELPWGRAGEDSSPEAFRLRFRQFRYQEAAGPQEALRELQELCRRWLRPELHTKEQILELLVLEQFLTILPREFYTWIREHSPDSGKALAAMVEDLMESTPEAKAVPCHVQGEPLVTTALGGGSWQSGIHLGPVEVKPEWGILQGEGVQSLGPGTAEQLSQGPGDGTQAFQEQALPILHAGPGLPSVSTRDQEIAAGFLAATSQGLGPFKDMALAFPEEEWRHVAPAQIDCFGEYVESQDCGVLPGAGNKEKEAKPQQEDLKRAFVGLTSDGFGEAAIQVPGPGAACEQEPGGSGTSLPGLPAPQHGVPLPDTLNTHNSFWKPFQCPECGKGFSRSSNLVRHQRTHEEEKSFGCVECGKGFTLREYLTKHQRTHLGKRPYVCGECWKTFSQRHHLEVHQRSHTGEKPYKCADCWKGFSRRQHLLVHRRTHTGEKPYTCECGKSFSRNANLAVHRRAHTGEKPYGCQVCGKRFSKGERLVRHQRIHTGEKPYHCPACGRSFNQRSILNRHQKTQHRQEPPVQ; this is encoded by the exons ATGCTGAAAGAGCGTCTGGAAATGGCAGAAGATCTTCAGCAGCATATGGGTGCTCCAGTGGtgaagctggagaaggagctgccatgGGGCCGGGCAGGGGAGGACTCAAGTCCTGAGGCATTCCGGCTGAGGTTTCGGCAGTTCCGCTACCAAGAGGCCGCTGGTCCCCAGGAAGCCCTCAGGGAGCTCCAAGAGCTCTGTCGACGGTGGCTGAGGCCTGAGCTGCACACCAAGGAGCAGATcctggagctgctggtgctgGAGCAGTTCCTCACTATCCTGCCCCGAGAGTTCTACACCTGGATCCGAGAACACAGCCCAGACAGCGGCAAGGCTCTGGCAGCCATGGTGGAGGACCTGATGGAGAGCACACCGGAGGCCAAGGCG GTTCCATGCCATGTCCAGGGAGAGCCGCTGGTCACCACAGCCCTTGGCGGAGGATCTTGGCAATCAGGCATCCATTTGGGACCAGTAGAAGTCAAACCTGAGTGGGGGATACTTCAGGGGGAAGGAGTTCAAAGCCTAGGCCCAGGCACTGCAGAACAGCTGAGCCAGGGCCCTGGAGACGGGACACAGGCCTTCCAGGAGCAAG CGCTGCCCATTCTTCATGCGGGTCCAGGTCTTCcctctgtgagcaccagagaCCAAGAGATTGCTGCTGGGTTCCTTGCAGCAACATCCCAG GGACTGGGGCCATTTAAAGACATGGCTCTGGCTTTTCCTGAGGAGGAATGGAGGCACGTGGCCCCAGCTCAGATTGACTGCTTCGGGGAATATGTGGAATCACAGGACTGTGGGGTCCTTCCAG gtgctgggaacaagGAGAAGGAAGCCAAACCCCAACAGGAAGACCTGAAAAGAGCATTTGTTGGGTTGACTTCTGATGGGTTTGGAGAAGCAGCCATCCAGGTTCCCGGGCCAGGGGCTGCATgtgagcaggaacctggaggatcTGGGACCAGTTTACCTGGGCTCCCTGCTCCCCAGCATGGGGTCCCCCTGCCAGATACCCTGAACACCCACAATTCTTTCTGGAAGCCTTTCCAGTGCCCTGAATGTGGAAAAGGCTTTAGTCGCAGCTCCAACCTTGTCAGGCACCAGCGAACCCATGAAGAGGAGAAGTCCTTTGGCTGCGTGGAGTGTGGGAAAGGTTTCACTCTGAGGGAGTACCTCACCAAGCATCAGAGGACCCATCTGGGCAAGAGGCCCTATGTGTGTGGTGAGTGCTGGAAGACCTTCAGCCAAAGGCATCACCTGGAGGTGCACCAGCGTagccacactggggagaaaccctaCAAGTGTGCAGACTGCTGGAAGGGCTTCAGCCGGAGGCAGCACCTGCTGGTGCACCGTAGGACACACACTGGGGAGAAGCCCTATACCTGCGAGTGCGGCAAGAGCTTCAGCAGGAATGCCAACCTGGCAGTGCACCGGCGTGctcacactggggagaagcccTATGGCTGCCAGGTGTGCGGCAAGCGCTTCAGCAAGGGGGAGCGGCTGGTGCGGCACCAGAGGATCCACACCGGCGAGAAGCCCTACCACTGCCCTGCCTGCGGCCGCAGCTTCAACCAGAGGTCCATCCTCAACCGGCACCAGAAGACCCAGCATCGCCAGGAGCCCCCGGTGCAGTGA
- the Zscan25 gene encoding zinc finger and SCAN domain-containing protein 25 isoform X2, producing MLKERLEMAEDLQQHMGAPVVKLEKELPWGRAGEDSSPEAFRLRFRQFRYQEAAGPQEALRELQELCRRWLRPELHTKEQILELLVLEQFLTILPREFYTWIREHSPDSGKALAAMVEDLMESTPEAKAVPCHVQGEPLVTTALGGGSWQSGIHLGPVEVKPEWGILQGEGVQSLGPGTAEQLSQGPGDGTQAFQEQALPILHAGPGLPSVSTRDQEIAAGFLAATSQGLGPFKDMALAFPEEEWRHVAPAQIDCFGEYVESQDCGVLPGKEGAGNKEKEAKPQQEDLKRAFVGLTSDGFGEAAIQVPGPGAACEQEPGGSGTSLPGLPAPQHGVPLPDTLNTHNSFWKPFQCPECGKGFSRSSNLVRHQRTHEEEKSFGCVECGKGFTLREYLTKHQRTHLGKRPYVCGECWKTFSQRHHLEVHQRSHTGEKPYKCADCWKGFSRRQHLLVHRRTHTGEKPYTCECGKSFSRNANLAVHRRAHTGEKPYGCQVCGKRFSKGERLVRHQRIHTGEKPYHCPACGRSFNQRSILNRHQKTQHRQEPPVQ from the exons ATGCTGAAAGAGCGTCTGGAAATGGCAGAAGATCTTCAGCAGCATATGGGTGCTCCAGTGGtgaagctggagaaggagctgccatgGGGCCGGGCAGGGGAGGACTCAAGTCCTGAGGCATTCCGGCTGAGGTTTCGGCAGTTCCGCTACCAAGAGGCCGCTGGTCCCCAGGAAGCCCTCAGGGAGCTCCAAGAGCTCTGTCGACGGTGGCTGAGGCCTGAGCTGCACACCAAGGAGCAGATcctggagctgctggtgctgGAGCAGTTCCTCACTATCCTGCCCCGAGAGTTCTACACCTGGATCCGAGAACACAGCCCAGACAGCGGCAAGGCTCTGGCAGCCATGGTGGAGGACCTGATGGAGAGCACACCGGAGGCCAAGGCG GTTCCATGCCATGTCCAGGGAGAGCCGCTGGTCACCACAGCCCTTGGCGGAGGATCTTGGCAATCAGGCATCCATTTGGGACCAGTAGAAGTCAAACCTGAGTGGGGGATACTTCAGGGGGAAGGAGTTCAAAGCCTAGGCCCAGGCACTGCAGAACAGCTGAGCCAGGGCCCTGGAGACGGGACACAGGCCTTCCAGGAGCAAG CGCTGCCCATTCTTCATGCGGGTCCAGGTCTTCcctctgtgagcaccagagaCCAAGAGATTGCTGCTGGGTTCCTTGCAGCAACATCCCAG GGACTGGGGCCATTTAAAGACATGGCTCTGGCTTTTCCTGAGGAGGAATGGAGGCACGTGGCCCCAGCTCAGATTGACTGCTTCGGGGAATATGTGGAATCACAGGACTGTGGGGTCCTTCCAGGTAAGGAAG gtgctgggaacaagGAGAAGGAAGCCAAACCCCAACAGGAAGACCTGAAAAGAGCATTTGTTGGGTTGACTTCTGATGGGTTTGGAGAAGCAGCCATCCAGGTTCCCGGGCCAGGGGCTGCATgtgagcaggaacctggaggatcTGGGACCAGTTTACCTGGGCTCCCTGCTCCCCAGCATGGGGTCCCCCTGCCAGATACCCTGAACACCCACAATTCTTTCTGGAAGCCTTTCCAGTGCCCTGAATGTGGAAAAGGCTTTAGTCGCAGCTCCAACCTTGTCAGGCACCAGCGAACCCATGAAGAGGAGAAGTCCTTTGGCTGCGTGGAGTGTGGGAAAGGTTTCACTCTGAGGGAGTACCTCACCAAGCATCAGAGGACCCATCTGGGCAAGAGGCCCTATGTGTGTGGTGAGTGCTGGAAGACCTTCAGCCAAAGGCATCACCTGGAGGTGCACCAGCGTagccacactggggagaaaccctaCAAGTGTGCAGACTGCTGGAAGGGCTTCAGCCGGAGGCAGCACCTGCTGGTGCACCGTAGGACACACACTGGGGAGAAGCCCTATACCTGCGAGTGCGGCAAGAGCTTCAGCAGGAATGCCAACCTGGCAGTGCACCGGCGTGctcacactggggagaagcccTATGGCTGCCAGGTGTGCGGCAAGCGCTTCAGCAAGGGGGAGCGGCTGGTGCGGCACCAGAGGATCCACACCGGCGAGAAGCCCTACCACTGCCCTGCCTGCGGCCGCAGCTTCAACCAGAGGTCCATCCTCAACCGGCACCAGAAGACCCAGCATCGCCAGGAGCCCCCGGTGCAGTGA